GAGCCTGTCCATCCCGGTTTCACGCAACGCCTCATCGGCCGGGAACCAGCGGACAGCCGGATTGATAACAGCGTGCGGGGATTCGGGAAAGTCGGGATGGAGCGCCATTATTTGTCCCCCGCTTCAATTTGCCTGATTTTCCGGTCGTCCGTCAGGAGTTTCATCTGCTGGATTGCGATTCCGTTCAATTTGCGGAGCCGCTCGTGCTGCGGCATCTTTTCCTGGATGAAAAGGGCGTTCAAATTCTCAAGATTCGAGAGGCAGACAAGCTGGGACACGTTCGCGTGGTCGCGAATGTTGCCCTTTTCGCCGGGATGGCTGTCGCGCCACTTTTTGGCGGTTGTTCCGAACAGGGCCATGTTCAGGACATCGGCCTCCGTGGCGTAAATCAGGTTTATTTGACGCGGGGTGAGTTCCGGCGGGACAAGATTGTCCTTGATGGCGTCGGTGTGTATCCGGTAGTTGATTTTGGCCAGATTGCGCCGGATGTCCCAGCCGAGTTGCTTTTTTTCCTTCTCTTTGAGCCGCTGAAACTCCTTGATGAGATAGAGCTTGAACTCGACGGACACCCACGATGCAAACTCGAACGCGATGTCTTTGTGGGCAAATGTGCCCCCATAGCGTCCTGCCGTGGAAACCAAGCCGACGGCTCCGGTCGCCTCTATCCATCGTTTGGCCGTCAGGATGAAACTGTTCAGGCCGGCCTGCCGTTTAATCCCATCGAATTCGATGGGGTTAAATTCAGGATTGTTCAATTGTTCCCAGATGCCC
This genomic interval from Candidatus Hydrogenedentota bacterium contains the following:
- a CDS encoding KilA-N domain-containing protein; protein product: MEKIKVLSTEITVRIQRDEDYISLTDIARHKDADRTDYIISNWLRNRNTIEFLGIWEQLNNPEFNPIEFDGIKRQAGLNSFILTAKRWIEATGAVGLVSTAGRYGGTFAHKDIAFEFASWVSVEFKLYLIKEFQRLKEKEKKQLGWDIRRNLAKINYRIHTDAIKDNLVPPELTPRQINLIYATEADVLNMALFGTTAKKWRDSHPGEKGNIRDHANVSQLVCLSNLENLNALFIQEKMPQHERLRKLNGIAIQQMKLLTDDRKIRQIEAGDK